GGCCAAGCGGGCCGAAGTGTATTTGCAATCCACCGGGATCGCGGAGCACGCCTATTTCGGTCCGGAGCCGGAGTTCTTCATCTTCGACGAGGCCCGCTGGGGCGACAGCATCAACGGCGGTTTCTGGCAGGTGGACTCGGAAGAAGGGAGTTGGAACACCGGCACCCGGATGGAAGACGGCAACCTGGGTCACCGGCCGCGCGTCAAGGGCGGCTATTTCCCGGTGCCGCCGGTGGACTCCATGCAGGACATCCGCTCCGCCATCTGCGCCACCCTGGAGGATATGGGGGTGCCCGTGGAGGTGCACCACCACGAAGTGGGAACCGCGGGCCAGGCCGAGGTGGACACCCGCTACAACACCCTGACCCGCAAGGCCGACGAACTCCTGATCCTCAAGTATGTAGCCCAGAACGTGGCCCATGGTTTCGGCAAGACCGTCACCTTTATGCCCAAGCCGCTGGTGGGCGACAACGGCAACGGCATGCACGTGCACCAATCCCTGGCCAAAGGAGACCGCAACGTATTCGCCGGTGAAGGGTACGGCGGGCTGTCCGAAACGGCCCTGCACTACATCGGCGGCATTTTCAAGCACGCGCATGCTCTTAACGCCTTCACCAACGCCGGCACCAACAGTTACAAACGGCTGGTGCCGGGCTTCGAGGCGCCGGTGTTGCTCGCCTACTCCAGCCGCAACCGCTCGGCGGCGTGCCGCATCCCCTGGAGCAACGACCCGCGGGCCCGTCGCGTCGAGGTGCGCTTTCCCGACTCCAGCGGCAACCCCTACCTGGCCTTCGCCGCCA
The window above is part of the Gammaproteobacteria bacterium genome. Proteins encoded here:
- the glnA gene encoding type I glutamate--ammonia ligase, with amino-acid sequence MSQEIKKLIGEHNVKFADLRFCDTLGKEQHVTVPVSQLTAGFLENGKPFDGSSIAGWKGINESDMLLIPDPGTAVLDPFYEEETLQLRCDVVEPSTMQGYARDPRSLAKRAEVYLQSTGIAEHAYFGPEPEFFIFDEARWGDSINGGFWQVDSEEGSWNTGTRMEDGNLGHRPRVKGGYFPVPPVDSMQDIRSAICATLEDMGVPVEVHHHEVGTAGQAEVDTRYNTLTRKADELLILKYVAQNVAHGFGKTVTFMPKPLVGDNGNGMHVHQSLAKGDRNVFAGEGYGGLSETALHYIGGIFKHAHALNAFTNAGTNSYKRLVPGFEAPVLLAYSSRNRSAACRIPWSNDPRARRVEVRFPDSSGNPYLAFAAMLMAGLDGIQNRIAPGEPLEKNLYDLPPEEQEGVPTVAGSLEQALEALDRDRDFLKAGDVFSDDLIAGYIELKRAEAERLRMTTHPVEFDLYYSL